From the Diospyros lotus cultivar Yz01 chromosome 13, ASM1463336v1, whole genome shotgun sequence genome, one window contains:
- the LOC127788309 gene encoding protein trichome birefringence-like 34 — MAKRRKMARAGSRLIRWTSQSLFIALGAVLVTLAVYHHPTGCPATVVDHRTTNKSHNVAPVSSPAMPPPPPLPSPPPPPPPPPPPSPACDLFSGHWVFDNLSYPLYKDRECRFMYDDLACEKYGRKDLSYQHWRWQPHGCDLPRFNAKALLERLRGKRLVFVGDSINRNQWVSMICLLESSIPRPFKYRKSNSSLYTFKATEYNVSIDFYWSPLLVESNADNPSNHSFWDQIVRIKSIKKHARHWGDADILVFNSYLWWRTPKLKLLKGSFESPNKAYKAVDAFRCYKMALKTLSNWLDINVNRSKVQLFYVSMSATHHQAEQWGMQRHQTCLNETNPISIQGFRGKHGSDPRMMRAVEAMVSKLQEKGLKMQMLNITQLSEYRKDGHPSIYRKLWRPLTKKQLSDPRNYADCTHWCLPGVPDVWNELLQSYILQN, encoded by the exons atggcaaagagaagaaaaatggccCGCGCAGGTTCTCGCCTGATCAGATGGACGTCTCAGAGCCTTTTCATAGCTCTCGGCGCTGTCCTCGTAACCCTCGCCGTTTATCACCACCCCACAGGTTGCCCCGCAACGGTTGTGGACCATCGGACGACGAACAAGAGCCACAATGTGGCTCCTGTCTCATCGCCGGCAatgccgccgccgcctcctctGCCGtcgcctccgcctccgcctcctccgccgccgccgccgtcgCCAGCCTGCGATTTGTTTTCTGGCCACTGGGTTTTCGATAATCTTTCCTACCCTCTGTATAAAGACCGAGAGTGCCGCTTCATGTATGATGATTTGGCTTGCGAGAAGTATGGCCGGAAGGACTTGAGCTATCAGCATTGGAGGTGGCAGCCCCATGGCTGTGATCTCCcaag GTTTAATGCCAAAGCGCTGCTGGAGAGGCTGAGGGGGAAGAGGCTGGTGTTCGTTGGGGATTCCATAAACAGAAACCAATGGGTCTCAATGATATGTCTCCTCGAGTCGTCAATTCCTCGACCATTCAAATACAGGAAATCGAATTCCTCTTTGTACACTTTCAAGGCCACT GAATACAATGTGTCGATCGACTTCTACTGGTCTCCATTGCTAGTGGAATCAAACGCTGATAACCCATCAAATCATTCTTTCTGGGACCAAATTGTCAGAATTAAATCCATTAAAAAGCATGCTAGGCATTGGGGTGATGCTGATATACTTGTATTCAACTCCTATCTCTGGTGGAGAACCCCAAAATTGAAGCTCTT GAAAGGATCATTTGAAAGCCCTAATAAAGCCTACAAGGCAGTCGACGCCTTCAGGTGCTACAAGATGGCTCTGAAGACTTTGTCAAACTGGTTGGACATCAACGTCAACCGTTCCAAAGTGCAACTGTTTTACGTTAGCATGTCAGCCACTCACCATCA GGCCGAACAATGGGGCATGCAGAGACATCAGACTTGCTTAAATGAAACTAATCCAATATCGATCCAGGGGTTTCGAGGGAAACATGGATCAGACCCTAGAATGATGCGTGCAGTAGAAGCCATGGTTTCCAAATTGCAAGAAAAGGGTTTGAAGATGCAAATGCTGAATATAACACAACTTTCAGAGTACCGGAAAGACGGCCATCCATCAATTTACAGGAAGCTATGGCGCCCTTTAACTAAGAAGCAGTTATCGGACCCCAGAAACTATGCAGATTGTACCCATTGGTGCCTTCCCGGGGTCCCAGATGTATGGAATGAGCTTCTCCAATCATACATTCTTCAGAACtga